In Eleginops maclovinus isolate JMC-PN-2008 ecotype Puerto Natales chromosome 10, JC_Emac_rtc_rv5, whole genome shotgun sequence, the following proteins share a genomic window:
- the mrpl10 gene encoding large ribosomal subunit protein uL10m, translating to MAATLCAKLLPKQGWHPLIQCVRHGSKAVTRHKRPMHFLKQKLMSVTRYIPPPRPIPVGAYPRPTRQDQEDTPFTILVKKNLNSVFQESKMVAVVQNSGSTAEEMMLIKYKLHKHGITVKFFPNQVVRSFLKDSPYANMAPLFIGHTVLFICKEPKVKEMLSTMRTSRHMLLLGACIDNTLLSAQGVVSYSKLPSVSVVQGELVSGLTLLTSQTAAMLQRHPAQLSALLQQHVRQQSSDNSSEGAPKAQKAT from the exons ATGGCGGCGACCTTGTGTGCAAAATTACTACCGAAACAGG GATGGCATCCCCTTATACAGTGTGTTCGCCACGGCTCCAAGGCTGTGACTCGGCACAAGAGACCGATGCACTTTCTTAAACAGAAGCTGATGTCTGTCACACGTTACATTCCTCCCCCACGACCCATTCCTGTTGGAGCGTATCCACGACCAACCAGACAAGACCAGGAG GATACACCTTTCACGATACTCGTTAAGAAGAATTTGAACAGCGTGTTCCAGGAATCAAAGATGGTCGCTGTGGTGCAAAACAGTGGCAGCACTGCTGAAGAAATGATGCTTATCAAGTACAAACTTCATAAACATGGCATCACGGTGAAATTCTTCCCCAACCAG GTGGTGCGTTCGTTCCTGAAAGACAGCCCTTATGCCAACATGGCTCCTCTATTCATTGGTCACACGGTTCTGTTCATTTGTAAAGAGCCGAAGGTGAAGGAGATGCTATCGACTATGAGGACCAGCCGCCATATGCTACTCCTGG GAGCCTGTATAGACAACACGCTGCTGAGTGCACAAGGGGTGGTGAGCTACTCCAAACTGCCGTCGGTGTCTGTAGTCCAGGGTGAGCTGGTCAGTGGGCTCACCCTGCTGACGTCCCAAACAGCCGCCATGCTGCAACGCCACCCGGCCCAACTCTCTGCACTCCTGCAGCAGCACGTCAGACAGCAGAGCTCGGACAACAGCTCGGAGGGAGCTCCTAAAGCACAGAAGGCTACGTAG